The Gemmatimonadaceae bacterium genome includes a window with the following:
- the queF gene encoding NADPH-dependent 7-cyano-7-deazaguanine reductase QueF yields the protein MPKPELLETFPNPYADRAYEIHMICPEFTSLCPLGGVETDASELVLLQGGAPDFATMYLTYVPDQVCVELKSLKLYLWSFRNDGIFYERAVNHILDDLVKVAKPRFFEVKGDFAVRGGIKSVITARYGERPAGV from the coding sequence ATGCCGAAGCCCGAGTTGCTGGAGACGTTCCCGAATCCGTATGCGGACCGGGCGTACGAGATTCACATGATCTGTCCCGAGTTCACGAGCCTCTGCCCGTTGGGCGGGGTCGAGACGGACGCGTCTGAGCTGGTGCTGCTGCAGGGTGGGGCGCCGGATTTCGCGACGATGTACCTGACGTACGTGCCGGACCAGGTGTGTGTGGAGCTGAAGAGCCTGAAGCTGTACCTGTGGAGCTTCCGGAACGACGGGATTTTCTACGAGCGGGCGGTGAACCACATCCTCGATGACCTGGTGAAGGTGGCGAAGCCGCGGTTCTTCGAGGTGAAGGGGGATTTTGCGGTGCGGGGGGGGATCAAGTCGGTGATCACGGCGCGGTATGGGGAGCGGCCGGCGGGGGTGTGA
- a CDS encoding rhomboid family intramembrane serine protease translates to MSSPHAEEQGPAGLTPAVLWLLVANVAIFFLQQTVVRAEDLQGVFAFDSTGVLARWWTPLTYAFLHGDIWHIAFNMIALWQFGPRVERLFGTGRFVRFYLWCALGGAALHYFVLRWFFPGTAGDMIGASAAVFGVMYAFAHAWPRTMLLFFGIIPMQVRWAVAGFAVMSLLLGITGGQSGVAHFAHLGGFLAAFVLVRLPAARRLSTWPERFSPAPELPEDEMPRSVPRTSGLRPQRSVDSAADPVDDVVARSNAIVQRRPPTAVPQRPVVTATVAPAQSATEEMNALLDKMSNGGGRESLTSLEHARLRELSELLRNGQR, encoded by the coding sequence ATGTCCAGTCCACACGCAGAGGAACAGGGTCCCGCCGGGCTGACACCTGCGGTGTTGTGGTTGCTGGTCGCGAACGTGGCGATCTTCTTCCTGCAGCAGACGGTGGTGCGGGCGGAGGACCTGCAGGGGGTCTTCGCGTTCGACAGCACCGGTGTGCTGGCGCGGTGGTGGACGCCGCTGACGTATGCCTTCCTGCATGGTGACATCTGGCACATCGCGTTCAACATGATCGCGTTGTGGCAGTTCGGTCCGCGGGTGGAGCGGCTGTTCGGCACGGGGCGATTCGTGCGCTTCTACCTCTGGTGTGCGCTGGGTGGAGCGGCGCTGCACTATTTCGTGCTGCGGTGGTTCTTTCCCGGCACGGCGGGGGACATGATCGGCGCGAGTGCGGCGGTGTTCGGCGTGATGTACGCGTTCGCACATGCGTGGCCGCGCACGATGTTGCTCTTCTTCGGCATCATCCCGATGCAGGTGCGCTGGGCGGTGGCGGGGTTCGCGGTGATGAGCCTCCTGCTGGGCATCACGGGCGGGCAGAGCGGGGTGGCGCACTTCGCGCACCTGGGCGGGTTCCTGGCGGCGTTCGTGCTGGTGCGGCTGCCGGCGGCGCGCCGGCTGAGCACGTGGCCGGAGCGTTTCAGCCCGGCGCCGGAGCTGCCGGAGGACGAGATGCCGCGCAGCGTGCCGCGCACCTCGGGCCTGCGCCCGCAGCGCAGCGTGGACTCTGCCGCCGACCCGGTGGACGACGTGGTGGCGCGGAGCAACGCGATCGTGCAGCGCCGTCCGCCCACCGCGGTGCCGCAGCGCCCGGTGGTGACGGCGACGGTGGCGCCGGCGCAGTCGGCGACCGAGGAGATGAATGCGCTGCTCGACAAGATGTCGAACGGTGGCGGCCGGGAGAGCCTGACGTCCCTGGAGCATGCGCGCCTGCGCGAGCTCTCGGAGCTGCTGCGGAACGGGCAGCGATAG
- a CDS encoding D-alanine--D-alanine ligase, with protein sequence MLLTVLLGGTSSERNVSLASGLRMAAALREAGHEVRLLDPATGPIDPDTEAAWRARSVGSAPPSPEELAGLRAQDQTPGLPLHPLVRDAECVVLALHGGQGEDGTVQALLDVAGVRYTGSGAMSSAIALDKDMTKRLLVHAGVPTATWRMTPVDADTAIGALGLPLIVKPNREGSTVGLTIVKSRDQFDGAVAEGLRYDREVMCETFVPGRELTVPVLAGEALPVGEIIPVKEIYDYECKYTPGMAQEVFPADLTPEATATVQRQAVRAYVALKLRGCARIDFRLTPEGEFFCLEANTLPGMTALSLVPQCAAAAGMSFVELCDRLVQDAVR encoded by the coding sequence ATGCTGCTGACCGTATTGCTGGGCGGGACGTCGAGTGAGCGGAACGTGTCACTGGCGAGCGGGTTGCGGATGGCGGCGGCGTTGCGGGAGGCGGGACACGAGGTGCGCCTGCTGGACCCGGCCACGGGCCCGATCGATCCGGACACCGAGGCGGCCTGGCGTGCGCGCAGCGTGGGGAGTGCGCCGCCGAGTCCCGAGGAGCTGGCGGGGCTGAGGGCGCAGGACCAGACGCCCGGGCTGCCGCTGCACCCCCTGGTTCGGGATGCAGAGTGTGTGGTGCTGGCGCTGCATGGGGGGCAGGGCGAGGACGGTACGGTGCAGGCGCTGCTGGACGTGGCGGGCGTGCGCTATACCGGCAGTGGCGCGATGTCGAGCGCGATCGCCCTCGACAAGGACATGACCAAGCGGCTGCTGGTGCACGCCGGGGTGCCGACGGCGACGTGGCGGATGACACCGGTCGATGCCGACACGGCGATCGGGGCGCTGGGGCTGCCGCTGATCGTGAAGCCCAACCGGGAGGGGAGCACGGTGGGGCTGACGATCGTGAAGTCGCGGGACCAGTTCGACGGGGCGGTGGCGGAGGGGCTGCGCTACGACCGTGAGGTCATGTGCGAGACCTTCGTGCCGGGGCGTGAGCTCACGGTGCCGGTACTGGCGGGGGAGGCGTTGCCGGTGGGCGAGATCATCCCGGTGAAGGAGATCTACGACTATGAGTGCAAGTACACGCCGGGGATGGCGCAGGAGGTCTTTCCGGCCGACCTGACGCCCGAGGCGACCGCGACCGTGCAGCGGCAGGCGGTGCGTGCGTACGTGGCGCTCAAGCTGCGCGGGTGCGCGCGGATCGACTTCCGGCTGACGCCCGAGGGGGAGTTCTTCTGCCTGGAGGCGAACACCTTGCCAGGGATGACGGCGCTGAGCCTGGTACCGCAGTGCGCGGCGGCGGCGGGGATGAGTTTCGTGGAGCTGTGCGACCGGCTGGTACAGGATGCGGTGCGTTGA
- a CDS encoding pyridoxal-phosphate dependent enzyme, which translates to MCMTVSAETAGATHVERHRRPYASVLETIGWTPLIRLSRVGRGVRTPLYGKADYFNPGGSVKDRIGLPIIEAAEASGQLRPGGVIVEGTSGNTGIGLAIAAAHKGYRCIFTMPDKMSQEKVRLLKAFGAEVIITPTAVPHDHPDNYVMMAKRIAHETPNAVLANQFYNQSNPDAHYRTTGPELWEQTEGRITHFVAAAGTGGTISGVGRFLKEKNPNIKIIGADPNGSILAEHWRSHGASLIQGAPYKVEGVGQDKVPGTLDMSVIDDFVTVGDREAFAMSRRLTREEGVFVGGSAGLIAHAALNLARRLDDPEALVVTFLCDTGERYLSKQFNDEWMRENQMLDTDRATLGTLISHKDVSSPTLISAAPGQSVRQALRLMTLHDVSQLPVMDGQSCVGSISEWSLTGKSLENPKLLDATVSEVMDSPYPIVDGSQVVDAVVTLLSKTNPAVLVREHGNIAGIVTRSDVLTYLMAR; encoded by the coding sequence CTGTGCATGACTGTTTCCGCTGAGACTGCGGGTGCGACCCACGTGGAGCGGCACCGTCGGCCGTACGCCTCGGTGCTGGAGACGATCGGCTGGACCCCGCTGATCCGCCTGTCGCGGGTGGGGCGCGGGGTGCGCACGCCGCTCTACGGCAAGGCCGACTATTTCAACCCGGGCGGCAGCGTGAAGGACCGCATCGGCCTGCCGATCATCGAGGCGGCCGAGGCGAGCGGGCAGCTCAGGCCGGGTGGCGTGATCGTGGAGGGGACGAGCGGCAACACCGGCATCGGCCTCGCGATCGCGGCGGCGCACAAGGGCTATCGGTGCATTTTCACCATGCCCGACAAGATGAGCCAGGAGAAGGTGCGCCTGCTCAAGGCGTTCGGGGCGGAGGTGATCATCACGCCCACGGCGGTGCCGCACGACCATCCTGACAACTACGTGATGATGGCGAAGCGGATCGCGCACGAGACGCCGAACGCGGTGCTGGCGAACCAGTTCTACAACCAGTCGAACCCCGACGCGCACTACCGGACCACCGGCCCGGAGCTCTGGGAGCAGACGGAGGGTCGCATCACGCACTTCGTCGCCGCGGCCGGCACCGGCGGGACGATCAGCGGGGTGGGTCGCTTCCTGAAGGAGAAGAACCCGAACATCAAGATCATCGGCGCGGATCCGAATGGGTCGATTCTGGCCGAACACTGGCGCAGTCATGGCGCGAGCCTGATTCAAGGAGCGCCGTACAAGGTGGAGGGTGTGGGGCAGGACAAGGTGCCCGGCACGCTGGACATGTCGGTGATCGACGACTTCGTGACGGTGGGCGATCGCGAGGCGTTTGCGATGTCGCGCCGGCTGACGCGCGAGGAGGGTGTGTTCGTGGGCGGGTCGGCGGGGCTGATCGCGCACGCGGCGCTGAACCTGGCGCGCCGGCTGGATGATCCTGAGGCGCTGGTGGTGACCTTCCTCTGTGACACCGGTGAGCGCTACCTGTCGAAGCAGTTCAACGACGAATGGATGCGCGAGAACCAGATGCTGGACACCGACCGGGCGACGCTGGGCACGCTGATCTCGCACAAGGATGTGTCGTCGCCGACGCTGATCAGTGCGGCGCCGGGGCAGAGCGTGCGGCAGGCGCTGCGGCTGATGACCCTGCACGACGTGTCGCAGCTGCCGGTGATGGACGGGCAGAGCTGCGTGGGGAGCATCAGCGAGTGGTCGCTGACGGGGAAGAGCCTGGAGAACCCGAAGCTGCTGGACGCGACGGTGAGTGAGGTGATGGACTCACCGTATCCGATCGTGGACGGGTCGCAGGTGGTGGATGCGGTGGTGACGTTGCTCTCGAAGACCAACCCGGCGGTGTTGGTCCGCGAGCATGGCAACATCGCCGGCATCGTGACGCGTTCCGACGTGCTCACCTACCTCATGGCCCGCTGA
- the fahA gene encoding fumarylacetoacetase — MTDATHDPARLSWVHGANDPATDFPIQNLPFGVFRRRGSTERARVGVAIGDMVLDVTDAAARSTGHFAGNDEAIVACDTPSLNALMALGRRQVAVLRESIANALDLSNGVAQHELSGALIPMADVDMLMPAQVGDYTDFYASVYHATNVGSMFRPDNALLPNYKYVPIGYHGRASSIVPSGTPVIRPAGQRKGPTDAEPTVGPSRSLDYECEVGVFIGKGSAMGETIALESAEEHLFGVALVNDWSARDVQSWEYQPLGPFLAKNFATTVSPWVVTLDALAPFRAPAFARAAGDPAPLPYLTSAANEVAGGVDITLEVRLQTAAMRARGEAPVAVSRTSFTHMYWTLAQLLTHHAMGGCNMRPGDLLASGTVSGPTKGERGCLLELTWRGSEPLVLPSGETRAFLEDEDLVELAGWCEAPGQRRIGFGTCSGLVTSC; from the coding sequence ATGACTGACGCAACGCACGATCCGGCGCGACTGAGCTGGGTCCACGGCGCGAATGATCCGGCGACGGACTTCCCGATCCAGAACCTGCCGTTCGGCGTGTTCCGGCGGCGCGGGTCCACCGAGCGCGCGCGGGTGGGCGTGGCGATCGGTGACATGGTGCTGGACGTGACGGATGCGGCGGCGCGGTCCACGGGTCACTTCGCCGGCAACGACGAGGCCATCGTCGCCTGTGACACGCCGTCGCTGAATGCACTGATGGCGCTGGGCCGGCGGCAGGTGGCGGTGCTGCGCGAGTCGATCGCGAATGCGCTGGACCTGTCGAACGGCGTGGCGCAGCACGAGTTGTCGGGGGCGCTGATCCCGATGGCCGACGTGGACATGCTGATGCCGGCGCAGGTCGGCGACTACACGGACTTCTACGCCAGTGTGTACCACGCCACCAACGTGGGCAGCATGTTCCGGCCCGACAACGCGCTGCTGCCGAACTACAAGTACGTGCCGATCGGGTACCACGGCCGGGCGAGTTCGATCGTACCGAGCGGCACACCGGTGATCCGGCCGGCGGGGCAGCGGAAGGGTCCGACCGATGCGGAGCCGACGGTGGGTCCGTCGCGGAGCCTGGACTACGAGTGCGAGGTCGGGGTGTTCATCGGGAAGGGGTCAGCGATGGGTGAGACCATCGCGCTGGAAAGCGCCGAGGAGCACCTGTTCGGTGTGGCGCTGGTGAACGACTGGAGTGCGCGGGACGTGCAGAGCTGGGAGTACCAGCCGCTGGGTCCCTTCCTGGCGAAGAACTTCGCGACGACCGTGAGCCCGTGGGTGGTGACGCTGGACGCGCTGGCGCCGTTCCGGGCGCCGGCGTTCGCGCGCGCGGCGGGTGATCCCGCGCCGCTGCCGTACCTGACCAGCGCGGCGAACGAGGTGGCTGGCGGTGTGGACATCACGCTCGAGGTGCGGCTGCAGACGGCGGCGATGCGGGCGCGCGGTGAGGCGCCGGTGGCAGTGAGCCGCACCAGTTTCACACACATGTACTGGACCCTCGCACAACTGCTCACGCACCACGCCATGGGGGGGTGCAACATGCGCCCCGGCGACCTGCTGGCGAGCGGGACGGTGAGTGGGCCCACGAAGGGAGAGCGCGGGTGCCTGCTCGAGCTGACGTGGCGCGGGTCCGAGCCGCTGGTTCTCCCATCTGGTGAGACGCGCGCGTTCCTTGAGGATGAGGACCTGGTCGAGTTGGCCGGGTGGTGCGAGGCCCCGGGTCAGCGCCGGATCGGATTCGGCACGTGCAGCGGTCTCGTCACTTCTTGCTGA